The Leishmania mexicana MHOM/GT/2001/U1103 complete genome, chromosome 32 genome has a window encoding:
- a CDS encoding putative dynein intermediate chain, which yields MHKSLSSSRGSVQQNKPVKVALSNCREEVRRRPHDMRAEVEGVIHVLDGGINRTPMPLQQRQSLLGGVPHELQLLSSGGTSGSRLEMTQDVGSMANLMGSEMGSSLMQSSFMCNTSRRSSMKPDSMVVGGQTQSKGSSEAGDHGSGVGRRNIGGDIRSLESSLQSLSFACDHRISDRSLSVCNSLSMRRRSMAVTGNAADAPLPRLAQRNPLLEGAAYAPPAPLTGNEKAAWRKATTTVVLTETPTIFLYVHQDEAVSNEHPDKVAAVVARNSAYAAVEETYRTDEGTQFHSTGVITMRAPMKSVQSEVHPPARKDSGALQVTPWMLKDAYSAALEAADNAEEDTQEERQQQAGDAATDAAGGGAGTNGEDVLCDGDNIDDDGSLDDDYQSSENGQSTLMSETVTHTMSSDGGMVSSARVTAGASVTTAGVAASRQWMLAETLLSTLRIMERAVVQNNMEAVQLAYRGIAVTTFGQGTPTGAANGAGIPGFAANASTPATAMRALTGVPGPLPVAISVHTTPLPDVPADGSAATPGAGGEAAATAAGKSGGRVIGMEGTQPDAAAKVTSSAASASIDAPPVRLSEGIRLLWRFGSPLLTHDRGVACMTWNRRESDMLAVGYTACRQSLPQGDAGNRASDSSLGITYKRAQGQEAHGMVCCWSLKNPVAPELVLYLRGEADVTALAFSFEHPSLLAVGSSTGEIVVYDIQHDVLLPSIAPAIVGATGGQHTGSIWELQWVPKGKEHGEFLMSISADGRVVQWAVGKSIERVPPDLMHLQRQPGIQVEKAFVAGVAEAEAAAAVLVESTAGGKSGKKTQHRKPNQKSGAAAATARGAGGGGAAEEAILSRQCGGMCFDICPSDTAVYVVGTEDGSVLQCSKSQTENYDFEYEPHAELVYRVRWSPYSAAYFLTSSADWTSRLYKVGTRKAQLRFHSVRQDAVQDVTWSHTNALTFATVTAQGNVEVWTVMDAMHPRANVEYCDHRRLSTILFAEQETSVLVVGDEEGDVTVFRLDGSSYNRGDVTDDEQEVWLKEAVQKQLT from the coding sequence ATGCACAagtcgttgtcgtcgtcgcgggGATCGGTGCAACAGAACAAGCCCGTCAAGGTGGCATTGTCAAACTGTCGCGAGGAAGTGCGGAGGCGCCCACATGACATGCGTgccgaggtggagggcgTCATTCACGTGCTCGATGGTGGCATCAACCGAACGCCGATgcccctgcagcagcgacagagcCTTCTCGGTGGAGTCCCGCATgaactgcagctgctgagcagcggcggcacctctGGAAGTCGCCTGGAGATGACTCAGGATGTGGGCAGCATGGCGAACCTCATGGGCAGTGAGATGGGCAGCTCTTTAATGCAATCGTCTTTCATGTGCAACACGagcagacgcagcagcatgaAACCCGACTCaatggtggtgggtggccaAACCCAGAGCAAGGGGAGCAGCGAGGCTGGTgaccacggcagcggtgtcggcCGACGCAACATTGGTGGCGACATCCGTAGCCTTGAGTCGAGCCTTCAGTCACTGTCCTTCGCCTGTGACCACCGCATCTCGGATCGATCGTTGTCCGTGTGCAACTCCCTGTCGATGCGCAGGCGCAGTATGGCTGTCACTGGCAACGCCGCCGATGCACCGCTCCCCAGACTCGCACAGCGAAACCCGCTGCTAGAGGGGGCCGCCTACGCCCCCCCTGCGCCGCTGACAGGAAATGAGAAGGCGGCATGGCGCAAGgcaaccaccaccgtcgTCCTCACCGAGACCCCCACCATCTTCCTCTACGTTCATCAGGATGAGGCGGTGTCAAACGAGCACCCGGACAaggtcgctgccgtcgtggcACGCAACAGCGCGTATGctgccgtggaggagacgtACCGCACCGACGAGGGCACGCAGTTCCACAGCACCGGCGTCATCACCATGCGCGCGCCAATGAAGTCGGTGCAGTCCGAGGTGCACCCGCCGGCGAGGAAGGACAGCGGGGCGCTGCAGGTGACCCCATGGATGCTGAAGGATGCCTactcggcggcgctggaggcggcagacAACGCCGAGGAGGATACCCAGGAggagcgacagcagcaggcaggcGACGCAGCTACCGACGCggctggtggcggtgccggcacAAATGGTGAAGACGTCCTGTGTGACGGAGATaacatcgacgacgacggcagcctAGACGACGATTACCAAAGCAGCGAGAATGGACAGTCCACCTTGATGTCCGAAACAGTAACGCATACGATGAGCAGCGATGGGGGCATGGTGAGCAGTGCCAGAGTCACTGCTGGTGCCTCCGTCACGACTGCTGGCGTGGCAGCGAGCAGGCAGTGGATGCTGGCCGAGACGTTGCTTTCCACGCTGCGCATCATGGAGCGTGCGGTGGTGCAGAACAacatggaggcggtgcagcttgCCTATCGCGGTATTGCTGTGACGACCTTCGGCCAAGGTACGCCGACGGGTGCGGCGAACGGAGCGGGCATTCCCGGTTTTGCCGCCAACGCTTCTACCCCCGCAACTGCGATGCGGGCGCTAACGGGGGTACCTGGGCCGCTGCCCGTGGCTATCAGCGTGCACACCACACCTCTGCCAGATGTCCCGGCCGACGGCTCCGCCGCGACTCCAGGGGCTGGAGGGGAggcagctgcgacggcggccggGAAGTCGGGTGGGCGGGTGATTGGCATGGAGGGTACACAACCGGATGCTGCGGCGAAAGTCACATCATCGGCAGCCTCGGCCTCCATCGACGCCCCGCCAGTTCGACTCAGCGAGGGGATTCGCCTTCTCTGGCGTTTCGGCTCGCCGCTGCTTACGCACGATCGCGGTGTGGCGTGCATGACGTGGAACCGGCGTGAGAGCGACATGCTGGCGGTGGGTTACACCGCGTGCCGGCAATCCTTGCCGCAGGGTGATGCCGGCAACAGGGCTAGCGATAGCTCGTTGGGGATTACATACAAGCGAGCTCAGGGCCAGGAGGCGCACGGGATGGTGTGCTGCTGGTCGCTCAAGAACCCAGTGGCTCCGGAGCTCGTCCTGTACCTGCGCGGCGAAGCTGACGTCACGGCCCTCGCCTTTTCCTTTGAGCACCCCAGTCTGCTTgccgtcggcagcagcactggcgAGATTGTTGTCTACGACATCCAGCACGACGTCTTGCTCCCTTCTATCGCTCCCGCCATCGTCGGCGCGACCGGCGGCCAGCACACCGGCTCTATCTGGGAGCTGCAGTGGGTGCCGAAGGGAAAGGAGCACGGTGAGTTTCTCATGTCCATCTCCGCCGACGGCCGCGTCGTGCAATGGGCCGTGGGCAAGTCGATTGAGCGCGTCCCACCGGATCTCATGcatctgcagcgccagccggGCATACAGGTAGAGAAAGCCTTTGTTGCTGGTGTCGCAGAGGcagaagcggctgcggcagtgtTGGTTGAGTCCACAGCGGGCGGCAAAAGCGGTAAGAAGACGCAGCACCGAAAGCCGAACCAGAAgagcggtgccgcggcggcgacggccagaggcgccggtggtggcggtgctgctgaggAGGCGATCCTGTCTCGGCAATGCGGCGGCATGTGCTTCGATATTTGCCCTTCGGACACGGCGGTGTACGTCGTCGGCACCGAGGACGGCTCTGTCCTGCAGTGCAGCAAGAGTCAGACGGAGAACTACGACTTTGAGTACGAGCCgcacgcggagctggtgTACCGTGTTCGGTGGTCGCCCTACAGCGCGGCATACTTCCTCACCTCCTCGGCGGACTGGACGTCGCGTCTGTACAAGGTCGGCACGAGaaaggcgcagctgcgctttCACAGCGTCCGGCAAGACGCCGTACAGGACGTGACGTGGTCGCATACGAACGCGCTCACCTTTGCCACGGTAACGGCGCAGGGCAATGTGGAGGTGTGGACGGTCATGGATGCCATGCACCCCCGCGCCAATGTCGAGTACTGCGACCATCGCCGTCTCAGCACTATCCTTTTCGCAGAGCAGGAGACATCGGTGCTCGTCGTTGGCGACGAGGAGGGTGACGTGACGGTGTTCCGGCTGGACGGCTCGTCGTACAACCGCGGAGACGTGACAGATGACGAGCAGGAGGTGTGGCTGAAAGAAGCGGTCCAGAAGCAACTTACCTAG